The sequence below is a genomic window from Salicibibacter cibarius.
TTCCAGCTTTTCCAATTGATCCTGTACGTCTTGATTCACGCGCGCGGCCTCTGCTTCTACCTCCCGAATGCGCGTCTTCGTATCAAGTTCTTGCTGTTCTTTGGTTTCTTGTTTTGCCTCGAGAGCTTCGACTTTTTGTTGCTGGCGTTTCTCGCGCTCGCGTTCGCCGCTCAATTCCTTTTCCATGTCCCACACTTCATGGGTGCTTAGGCGTTCTTCATGTTTGACGAGCGTATCTTGTTCAAGGCCGAGCTGTTCGATCTCCTCTTCCAAACCGGAAATGTCCGCGAGGAGGGTTTCCTGGCGTTCTTGCATCTCCACTAAAAGCTTCTCATCCTTGGCGAGGCGTTTATCCGCTTTTTGATATTCATCGACTTGATCGGCCAAGAGCCGTTGATTGTAACGGTCATAAGCTTTGTTCAACTTGCCTAATGCGTCCTGCTCCCGATCGAGTTGCTCCATTTGCTGCTTCGTTTGGTCCATCTGTTCAATCGTGTCCGACAAATGGCGCAAATCTTCGTCCGTGAGCGGAGGCAAAGCCGCTTCCAAAATTTCATAGATTGCCGTCGGCCGATAATCTTTTGATAGTTTCGGGCTGCGGATTTGTATTAAAAGCTTAATCAATTCTTCGTAAGCATCAAGCGTTGAGAAACCAAACACGTGGCGATTGACGAGTTTCATATAGTCATGTTGCGTTTGCACAACCGTCCCGCCATCCGCCATTCGATGTTCAAGTTCCACTCGGGAAAGGGGGATTTTTTTGTCTTTTTCTTTTTTATATAGAAAAAAATCCTTGCCAATACGACGATTATCAGTGATGACGAACCCCCAAAATTTCATCTGCTTATGGCGCTTCGCCTGCAGGCCAATGCCCGTCGTAACGTATTGATCGCTGTTCGCCCGTTTATATTCAATGAATAAATAACCGGTCCGTTCATCCCGATCAACGACTTCCTGCTCGCCGAGCAAGTAATCTTCCATGCGCCGCGCCCGGCTACCGAACGGGTCCAAACGGTCCGGCGACTTGCGGCCGTCGAGAAGCACCGGCAGGAAGCTTTGCATCGTTACCGATTTTCCCGAGCCGTTGCTGCCGCGGAGCAAGAGCTTACCGTCTTCGAAATCAAACGTTTCCTCATCGTAATACCAAAAGTTCAAAAGGCCTGCCCGATTCATTTGCCACTTATTTTCCGCACTCATGAGGACGCCTCCTTGTCGTAATCGCGGGGATAAACCCCGTACATCCGTCCGAATCCTGATTGCAACACGAGAATGCCCGCTTCATGTTCCAAGTAAGCCATTTCCCAACTTTCGAGGGTATCAATGATGTCTTGGGTAATCGCCCGCGACGTCGCTTCCCGGTAATGCTTGCTCCAGCCATGCCCGACTTTCGTCTGCAACTTCTCCGCCAATTGTTCAACTTCCGGGAGTGGCAAGCGGATGTCGCCTAATTCCGTCACCTCGTAACGATCGAGTTCCGTTCTAATCTCGGACGCCATATGCAAAAGAACATCCATAATCCCTTTTTGATCCGGAAACAGCGTATAGCGTTGTTTTCGTTCATGCATGACGAGCATCGCCGCATTTTTATACAATTCCAGCGAAAAAGGGGTGTGGGCTTCGAAGTCATCGCGCAGCCGGTTTCGATACTTGCGCAAGTAAGCAAAATCAAAATCCGATTCCGATTCCCGGTAAACGACCGGCGACAGCATCAATTTCCGATACACCCGCTTCCGGCGCTCGTCTTCGGCATGCCGTTCCCACTCGCTTTCGAGAAGGTCGTCGATGGACTGAAAGCGAACTAAATCATCCGAATATGTGCGCATGAAATAGCGGGCATACACGGTCACTTCATAGAGCACGTCTTCGTCTTCGTTATAGGCAAACTGATCGACATCGCCATCCACCGTCTTAATAATCGACAGCTCGACCATCATTTTCAACGCACGCACGAGCGCTTTGCGGTGTCGGTACATCGTCCAATCGAGGGGCAACGTGCCGGGATACATCTCGGCGATGTCATCAGCCAAATCGGAAAGCAAAAACTGCTCGTCGACAGAGCGCCGTTCGGTAAATGCCAGTCCGCAACAAAAAATGCCGTAATCCATCGGCTCCTTAAAAGCTTGAATTCCCATCCACTGTTTAGGTTCAACCGGTATTTTTTCAAGCTTGATAAAATGTTGGTGAATGATGAGGTCGAAGCCGAATTTATCGGCAACATAGCGCTTCAGGGCGTGTTCCCGCTCACGAATCATCTGGTAAGCGTCCGGATCCTTCGCCCGAACAATCCAAAAGCGCTCAAACAAAAGCGCGAGCGCGTCCGTCGCTTTTTCATCGAATTCCATCGGTGCTCACCCCCTTCTCGGGTCGGATATTCTGGCATTTTCCGAGCATAATCTGGCACTTCCGCGGGACGGGCTTCCCACTTCTCACATCCCACTTCCCACCTCTAAAAACTCAAACGTCACATCCGGCAACTCCAACTCGCCGTCATCACTATTTAGGGTCGTTTTTGATTCCGGGTGTACATGCACTTTCACATCTTGGCCAAACTCCGTTTTCACTCGCCGGTCCGTTTGCACCATCGCTTTTGATATCCATGCTAAGAATAACTTCCGTACCGGCGTTTCCACGAATGTAAGATCACTGAGCTGGATTTGATTGCCTTGCACGTAGTGTTCCAGAATTTCTTGTTCCCGTTGCCGTTGCTGCAAATGCTCGCGAAGTTGCTGTTCTTTCGCTTCACGGTGTTCGACGACCGCGCCTGCTTTCGTTTTTTCCCCGTAGTTCACGATTCTAGGAACGGTTTCATGCACACTTGCCGGCGCTTGCCACACGTCTGTATAAATATCTTCGGTTAACGCCGGATCGGCGAGTAAGTGCTTTGTATGAGAGACGCCGAACGCCACAGACGATAGCTTGTGAGCCTCGTTAATGTCCGGTAAACTGTCAAACCATTCGGCCAAATGCAAGTAATCTTGCCTCCGGCTTTGAAAATGTTGATTTCGCTCTCCGAGACGTTGCACCGTCCGTGTCACCCGGCGAATTGTTTCGTTTGTCCGCTCCTGCAGCTTGTCAAACTCGCTTTCGTACTGGGAAGACCCCAAAAACCAAGCGGCAAGATTCCCCCATTTTTCGCGATATTCAAGATACGGGTTTTCCTGCTCTTCCTCTTCGAAGCGAAAAACTTGCCTTTTGTGGCGAATGACCCGGTTGAAAAAGGCCTCCATCGTGTTCCCATCGAGGGTACGAAGCAGATCCTGTATTTGCAGAGCCGTTCGCTGCAGGGAAATAATAAAATCACGCAAATACGTCGTGAACTGGTCTTTATAAAGGAGGAACGCCTCCGTTTGCATGCGCTCATTCGCATTCTCGCTATCTATGTAAGCAAAATAATCCGACGTGTTTTGCGTAATTTGGCGAATGTACATCATAACGTCATCCCAAAGCTGGGCGCATTCTTCATCCGTTTCTTCTTTGTTCGAGCGTACGATCTCATCAATTCTGACGAGCACTTGATAGAGGCGTTCAAACTGCGAACGTTCAAGCGATCCGCCGAATTGATCGCCCTGTTGCTCCATGCGCAGCATCATGCGTTCAAACTCCACCGTGTAGGGCGTGCATTGATAACGAAAACGCTTCTTTTTAAATTCCTCGACCGTATTGACTTTGCCCGTCTCCTGCTGAGTCGACAAATTTCCCCATTTCACCAATTGCTCGAGATCTTGCTGGAGCTCTTCCAGTGAATAGTCCGCAAAGCTCGCGTCCTCTTGCAAATGAGCGTGAATCTCCTCTGCAAACAAAAACTGCCGCATGCGTTCATGTTGAATATAGCAATAACGTAAAATGGTCCGATAACTCGAAGCCTTTTCGGCGGCGAGGTACGTCGCTTCCCTCACACGCTTCTTCACACTATGCTGCACGGCGGAGCGCCTCCTCGGTCTTTTTCTATCATTTATTGTAACATGCATGCATGAAAAATAGAATATCGTCGGAGGATGGGCATCCCCCTTTCACTGCTGTTTTTTGCTCTTCGGATCTTTCGCCGACAGTTTCGCGTACATGTCTTCCCCGTACTCGGTTTGCAAATCCCTTACCGAAGAACGCTGCTGCTCATTTTCCGGTTCCGGCGGAGCCGTGGACTGATTTTCTTCATCCCCCGATGGGCTGTTGAAAAATCGCCGCCGCATATACATATGAAAGAAAATTTCACTCCCTGTTAAAATAAGCGCGACAATAAAAGATGGAATGCCTAAGGCCATCGGTTGTTCAATGAAAAAGAACCCAAGAATCCATACGCCCGCCCACGCGAGGAAAAAATCAGCGATAATTGCTGTTACATCTTTAATGCCCGGCAAAATGAATACATCTCCCAGAAACGATACAACGGTTAAAATCAAGCTAATGGCTAAAACATTTGAAAATGCAACGTCGAAAAATCCACCTAAAACGACCCAGATAACGACGAGCATCATCCCAAATTTTATGCCTATTCCTGCAAAATACTTCATTCTTTCCCTCCTTGATTTTCTATTATTATTGCCGTTGTATTTTTCTTTATCCCTATAAAAATTCACTGTTAATTTTTTGTTTTCTGAGTTATCTTCCTGTATAGTTTTACTTGATAGCTTTACGGGTATACAATCCCTACGACCAAAATAAAGGAGTGGATCGAATGCGCAATTATATGAAACATTACATTAATGGCGAGTGGGTTGAATCCACCGGCTCAGAGACAATGGATGTGATTAACCCGGCAACGGAAGAAGTGGTCGGAAAAATCAGCTTAGGCACTCAGGAAGACTTAGATCG
It includes:
- a CDS encoding TIGR02678 family protein — encoded protein: MEFDEKATDALALLFERFWIVRAKDPDAYQMIREREHALKRYVADKFGFDLIIHQHFIKLEKIPVEPKQWMGIQAFKEPMDYGIFCCGLAFTERRSVDEQFLLSDLADDIAEMYPGTLPLDWTMYRHRKALVRALKMMVELSIIKTVDGDVDQFAYNEDEDVLYEVTVYARYFMRTYSDDLVRFQSIDDLLESEWERHAEDERRKRVYRKLMLSPVVYRESESDFDFAYLRKYRNRLRDDFEAHTPFSLELYKNAAMLVMHERKQRYTLFPDQKGIMDVLLHMASEIRTELDRYEVTELGDIRLPLPEVEQLAEKLQTKVGHGWSKHYREATSRAITQDIIDTLESWEMAYLEHEAGILVLQSGFGRMYGVYPRDYDKEASS
- a CDS encoding TIGR02677 family protein, with the translated sequence MQHSVKKRVREATYLAAEKASSYRTILRYCYIQHERMRQFLFAEEIHAHLQEDASFADYSLEELQQDLEQLVKWGNLSTQQETGKVNTVEEFKKKRFRYQCTPYTVEFERMMLRMEQQGDQFGGSLERSQFERLYQVLVRIDEIVRSNKEETDEECAQLWDDVMMYIRQITQNTSDYFAYIDSENANERMQTEAFLLYKDQFTTYLRDFIISLQRTALQIQDLLRTLDGNTMEAFFNRVIRHKRQVFRFEEEEQENPYLEYREKWGNLAAWFLGSSQYESEFDKLQERTNETIRRVTRTVQRLGERNQHFQSRRQDYLHLAEWFDSLPDINEAHKLSSVAFGVSHTKHLLADPALTEDIYTDVWQAPASVHETVPRIVNYGEKTKAGAVVEHREAKEQQLREHLQQRQREQEILEHYVQGNQIQLSDLTFVETPVRKLFLAWISKAMVQTDRRVKTEFGQDVKVHVHPESKTTLNSDDGELELPDVTFEFLEVGSGM
- a CDS encoding YndM family protein, which encodes MKYFAGIGIKFGMMLVVIWVVLGGFFDVAFSNVLAISLILTVVSFLGDVFILPGIKDVTAIIADFFLAWAGVWILGFFFIEQPMALGIPSFIVALILTGSEIFFHMYMRRRFFNSPSGDEENQSTAPPEPENEQQRSSVRDLQTEYGEDMYAKLSAKDPKSKKQQ